Genomic segment of Helicobacter enhydrae:
ATCATTACTGGTAGCACTTTTACAACCAAAAGAATCAAATCTGGTGGTAGTGGAGTGAATGTCATCACTGCTGATACTAAAATGACAATTGATAATGGAGTGTTTTCAAGTGGTGGAGGCAATCATATTTTTATCAGTGGAAGTGGATCAATTGGACAAAATGGGATTGCAGAAAATGGCAATGCAACTGGAAATTTCTCTCTTTATACTACAACTGGTGGAAGCAATGTTTTCTATCTTGAAGGAAGTGGCACGACTCTTTCTCTACAAAAAGGAGTGCGACACAATTGGGATGCTTGGCAAACAGTATTCAACTTCAATGGAGAGAACAATAAGATTGAGATCAAAGGCAATAATACAGAAGGGAGTAATCAAAATGTTGGAATAGGCGTTGGAGGAAGCAACCAAACAAACAAACCAGGAATGACTTTCAACTTCAATGGCAATAATGGCGAACTTGATGTCAAAAATAATAATGGCACTAGTGGAGGTGGAAATATCATCGTAGGGCGTGATGGTGGGGATAAAAATGCCAAACTTACACTTAATTTTAAAGGTGATAACACAACGATTAAGGGCAATATCTTTACCCAAAGTGGAGGGGATCAAAACAACACCACAACTTTCAATATTGCCAATGGCAAAAGTGTAGAAGTGCAAGGATTGATTAAGAATCAAAAAGCTGGTGGTGCTAATGCAAATGCAAACAATGCCCAAACCATTTTCAACTTCGGCAAAGCAAATGATTCTCAAGCCTCTCGCACAAGCGAAACTCCAACTGCTTTGAAAATTACAGGCAATCTTGAAAACACTTCAGGAGAAGTGCTTGTTAATTTCAATACTGGCTCCACCCTCACATTAGAAGGCACAACCAATGCCATTACTACTTTAAACAATGCTTCAACCGCAAGCACCCTTGCACTTGGTAAGGTTGATGGGACAGGAACAACGACTACAACTATTGGTGGCATCACAAATGGTGAGAATCTTACAATCCAATTCTTAGGAGAGACTTCAACCCTCAATCTTGGTGGCACAAACAATACAATCAAAACCCTTGATTTGCAAGCCACAACAAATGCCCTCAATATCACAGCAGGCAAAACCACCATTACAGATCCAGTAAATAGAGATGGTAGCAAAACCTTTAATGTTGCATTCAGTGGAGACAATTCCACCCTCACACTCAAAGGCAATAAGAATCACATCACAACTTTAAAACTTGATGGTAGTGCCACAAAAGCCACTATTGATATCGCAAGTGACAAATATCCCAATCCTAACACCCCTGCAGGCAACACTCGCAATTTCAACCTCCTTGAGATTGGAACAAATAATGGTGAGGGACTTACTGCAAGCAATCTCACTTTCAAAGTCTTTGTAGATCCCCTAGCAACTCAAGGAAGTAGCACAATCGGAGGGGAGACAACAGGAGCAAGTGGGACATATGGAGTTGCCCACTCTGATCGCATTGTGATACATAGTGCAACTACTGCAGGCACACCTTTGAAAGAAAATCTTGTTGTCATTGTAGATCCTGAAAAATATAATGGAATCGAATATGGAGCAGACACAGGAACAGAAGAAACACAGAGGGTGAGAAACATCGCTGTTGCGACTGTGAAAAATGGATCTGATGACAAGCCTTTGGTTAAATTTGAGGCAAAACATTCTGATATTGGTGGAGAAGCGGTAACAATCGAATTAAGGGAAGCAAAAACCAATCAATATGGGAAACTTCAAGGTGAGAAAGGTTACACCACTTATTTCTTAGGCAAAATCATCAGTCTTGGAGTCACTAGATCCACCCAAAAAGCAGTTGCCTCTGCTCTTGCGATTAATTATGATTTGTATGTTGCAAACTTCAATTCTCTCAACAAACGAATGGGAGAGCTAAGAGATAACACAAACTCTCAAGGAATATGGGCTAGAGTGTTTGGAGGATTGCAAGAGTCTACATTTGGAGCAAAACTTCACACTCAATACATTAGCACTCAAGCAGGATATGATTATGCTCTCAATCTAGAGGGGGCTAGGAATTATCTAGGACTTGCATTCTCTTATATCAACTCAACAGGCACGAGTGGAGATGAGGATCCGATAGATGAGCTCTATCCCACTTCTCTATCCAATGTCCAATCCAATGGTGCAGAAGTGGCTCTTTATAACTCTTATGTGAGTGATATGGGAATCTACAATGACACCATTGCCAAATTTAGCTATATCACTTCAGATTTTAAACTTAGCAATAGTGTAAAAGATAGCCAAACAAACAATCTAGGATTCACTCTTTCCAATGAAGTAGGCTATCGCTTCATCCTTGGAGAGAAGCAAGATTATTTCATCGATCCACAATTGGAGATAGGTTTGGGTTATCTTAATCAATCCAACTTCATCGCCAACCTCAAAGCTCTTACAGGAAGAATCAATGAGCTAAAAGCCAATCAAAACTATATTCTTTTGGCTAGAACTAGAGCAGGAGCAAGCTTTGGCAAAAAGATAGTAGAGCAAGGCAAAAACATCTCCCTCTATGCTGGAGCATTCTATGAATATGATTTCATCGATGGTGGAAGCAACAAAATCACCACCACAAGAATCCAACACACCAACCCTGCACTTGAATCTAATGGTAGAGTGGTGCTCAATCTAGGAACCAATCTAGAACTCAATCAATCCACTAGAGTGTATATGGATATAGAGAAAAGCTTCGGAGATAAACTCAGAACCCACTTACAATTCAACCTAGGAGGAAGGTATAGTTTCTAGAGCACGAGCTCTAGAAAAGGGGGAAGGGGGGAATGGGGAAGGAAAAGGAAAGGGAAAAAGAAAAAAGGGTGGGTGTGAAACCCAAACAAACGAGCATTTGCTGGGGCATTTGTATTCACTTCAAATGTCCCTTAGAATGCTCCTTTTGAAAGACTAAGCTTGTCTCCTGCTTGCTTAGTCTTAGATTCTTTGCCTCTCAAGGCAAAGGATTGATCACTCATTTGAAAATCAGTCATACAGCAAACATAAAAAACATAAAATCTGTCTTGAAACATATCAAAATCTTTTTCAAATCCTTACCAAACCTTATCAAATCTCAAACTCCACTATTTCTTTTACTTTGAG
This window contains:
- a CDS encoding autotransporter outer membrane beta-barrel domain-containing protein, giving the protein MSYYKPLIATSLALALSVSVASAGDCDSISTSAVCWNQSASEAGFQQFSGLTFAPTGQGDNQFNQLKYTALQGITISDFTLKFKNAGGGNTVTGPEASVAGNNAQLKLINKGNGLQLGSAGNSTLTVDFGMYNKDEYNQAPNRSRKATLTFEGTTPANANSGTPKTALKGNIKVLASAFTNDSMDATFNGDMIGNIDIIYQNNILANPLHRLFFVKTNWNFKNGASLKGNLKANLAHGGQNFTFEGGGNIEGNIQTFGYVDYGSWAASASGAKTDINITFKNHTSTNIIKGSGSTRQILAKARGSNSNAYNRILFEGNGQIGEQNNRISIIADTKGQDNGESYNFIQFKKQATLFLENLQVGNHFVGNRLNVISLENEIANDDLKINEILVRGNNNSGRNYIGKGLLKLNGSSEAKDLVLKIDENKLNGTNYKTISENTKEHIASGSLTTNRIATTNEGGGTNGVFIGTITVEDIIDAWGSSRNIITGSTFTTKRIKSGGSGVNVITADTKMTIDNGVFSSGGGNHIFISGSGSIGQNGIAENGNATGNFSLYTTTGGSNVFYLEGSGTTLSLQKGVRHNWDAWQTVFNFNGENNKIEIKGNNTEGSNQNVGIGVGGSNQTNKPGMTFNFNGNNGELDVKNNNGTSGGGNIIVGRDGGDKNAKLTLNFKGDNTTIKGNIFTQSGGDQNNTTTFNIANGKSVEVQGLIKNQKAGGANANANNAQTIFNFGKANDSQASRTSETPTALKITGNLENTSGEVLVNFNTGSTLTLEGTTNAITTLNNASTASTLALGKVDGTGTTTTTIGGITNGENLTIQFLGETSTLNLGGTNNTIKTLDLQATTNALNITAGKTTITDPVNRDGSKTFNVAFSGDNSTLTLKGNKNHITTLKLDGSATKATIDIASDKYPNPNTPAGNTRNFNLLEIGTNNGEGLTASNLTFKVFVDPLATQGSSTIGGETTGASGTYGVAHSDRIVIHSATTAGTPLKENLVVIVDPEKYNGIEYGADTGTEETQRVRNIAVATVKNGSDDKPLVKFEAKHSDIGGEAVTIELREAKTNQYGKLQGEKGYTTYFLGKIISLGVTRSTQKAVASALAINYDLYVANFNSLNKRMGELRDNTNSQGIWARVFGGLQESTFGAKLHTQYISTQAGYDYALNLEGARNYLGLAFSYINSTGTSGDEDPIDELYPTSLSNVQSNGAEVALYNSYVSDMGIYNDTIAKFSYITSDFKLSNSVKDSQTNNLGFTLSNEVGYRFILGEKQDYFIDPQLEIGLGYLNQSNFIANLKALTGRINELKANQNYILLARTRAGASFGKKIVEQGKNISLYAGAFYEYDFIDGGSNKITTTRIQHTNPALESNGRVVLNLGTNLELNQSTRVYMDIEKSFGDKLRTHLQFNLGGRYSF